The following proteins are encoded in a genomic region of Cellulomonas sp. ES6:
- the xylB gene encoding xylulokinase yields MTGVVAGVDSSTQSCTVELRDADDGRLLGTGRSPHPPTSPPVSEQHPDAWWRALEQALAAALAAAGLAARDVDAVSVAAQCHGLVMLGADGRVLRPAKLWNDTTSSPQAAALVRELGAACWADAVGSVPTAAFTITKLAWVAEHEPRHLDALRTVLLPHDYLTRRLTGRATTDRSEASGTGYYAAHTGRYLVDHLRRWVRDDLPWPELLPEVLAPSEAAGTASTADARRLGLRPDVVVGAGAGDQHAGALGTGLAPHQVLYSLGTSGVVMTTSPTPVHDPSAWVDGVADAAGGWLPLVCTLNCTKVTDTMARLLGVDHAGLSALALAAPARADRPLLAAFLDGERSPDRPAARGLLAGLRSDSTREELALAAVEGVVLGLVRGHEAIRAAGATADGPVVVAGGGARSAAYRQVLADTLGTPVETRAVDEATARGAAVQAAAVLAGADVRDVRDAWAPATTGVVEPRRAPDPEVARRYRALADTRQPDEPQPGGTSPTGDPSEE; encoded by the coding sequence GTGACGGGCGTCGTCGCGGGGGTCGACTCCTCGACCCAGTCCTGCACCGTCGAGCTGCGCGACGCGGACGACGGGCGGCTGCTGGGCACGGGGCGCAGCCCGCACCCGCCGACGTCGCCGCCGGTCAGCGAGCAGCACCCGGACGCGTGGTGGCGGGCGCTGGAGCAGGCGCTCGCCGCCGCCCTGGCCGCCGCGGGGCTCGCGGCGCGGGACGTCGATGCGGTCTCCGTGGCGGCTCAGTGCCACGGCCTCGTCATGCTGGGCGCCGACGGTCGCGTGCTGCGCCCGGCGAAGCTCTGGAACGACACGACGTCCAGCCCGCAGGCCGCGGCGCTGGTGCGCGAGCTCGGCGCGGCCTGCTGGGCCGACGCCGTCGGGTCCGTGCCGACCGCGGCGTTCACGATCACCAAGCTCGCGTGGGTCGCCGAGCACGAGCCGCGGCACCTCGACGCGCTGCGTACCGTGCTGCTGCCCCACGACTACCTGACCCGCCGCCTGACGGGCCGGGCGACCACCGACCGCTCCGAGGCGTCGGGCACCGGCTACTACGCCGCGCACACGGGCCGGTACCTCGTCGACCACCTGCGGCGCTGGGTGCGCGACGACCTGCCGTGGCCGGAGCTGCTCCCGGAGGTGCTCGCGCCGTCCGAGGCCGCCGGCACGGCGAGCACCGCGGACGCCCGCCGGCTCGGCCTTCGGCCCGACGTGGTGGTCGGCGCCGGCGCGGGCGACCAGCACGCGGGCGCGCTCGGCACGGGGCTCGCCCCGCACCAGGTCCTCTACAGCCTCGGCACGTCCGGGGTCGTCATGACGACCTCCCCCACCCCGGTGCACGACCCGTCGGCGTGGGTCGACGGCGTGGCCGACGCCGCGGGCGGGTGGCTGCCGCTCGTCTGCACCCTCAACTGCACCAAGGTCACCGACACGATGGCGCGGCTGCTCGGCGTGGACCACGCGGGGCTCTCGGCGCTCGCGCTCGCCGCCCCCGCCCGCGCGGACCGGCCGCTGCTGGCCGCGTTCCTGGACGGCGAGCGTTCCCCGGACCGCCCCGCCGCGCGCGGGCTGCTCGCCGGGCTGCGCTCGGACAGCACCCGCGAGGAGCTGGCGCTCGCGGCAGTCGAGGGCGTCGTGCTGGGGCTCGTGCGCGGGCACGAGGCGATCCGCGCGGCCGGAGCCACCGCCGACGGACCCGTCGTCGTGGCCGGCGGCGGCGCGCGGTCGGCCGCGTACCGGCAGGTGCTCGCCGACACGCTCGGCACCCCGGTCGAGACCCGCGCGGTCGACGAGGCCACCGCCCGCGGAGCCGCCGTCCAGGCCGCCGCGGTGCTCGCGGGCGCGGACGTGCGGGACGTGCGGGACGCGTGGGCGCCCGCGACCACCGGTGTCGTCGAGCCGCGGCGTGCCCCCGACCCCGAGGTCGCGCGCCGCTACCGGGCGCTGGCCGACACGCGCCAGCCGGACGAGCCGCAGCCCGGGGGCACGTCGCCCACCGGGGACCCGAGCGAGGAGTGA
- a CDS encoding transaldolase family protein — protein sequence MLLYLDAADTTALEPLLATGLFRGVTTNPLILQRGGVRLSGVPELVGWLLGHGSREVFVQTTAHDVDAVVREGHELRALSDRLVVKVPATSEGLAATRRLADDGVPVLVTAVYHPRQAVLAAAAGARWIAPYLGRMTESGRDGHALVAQMVRVLAGTGTGTLVASVRTPDDVVTLAEAGADAVTLAPDVARGLFAEPLTDAAVAQFDAAAAALA from the coding sequence ATGCTGCTGTACCTGGACGCCGCGGACACCACCGCCCTGGAGCCGCTGCTCGCGACCGGCCTGTTCCGGGGCGTCACCACCAACCCGCTCATCCTGCAGCGCGGCGGCGTCCGGCTGTCCGGCGTGCCGGAGCTGGTGGGCTGGCTGCTCGGCCACGGCAGCCGCGAGGTGTTCGTGCAGACCACGGCGCACGACGTGGACGCCGTGGTCCGCGAGGGCCACGAGCTGCGCGCGCTGTCCGACCGCCTCGTCGTGAAGGTGCCCGCGACGAGCGAGGGCCTGGCGGCGACCCGACGGCTCGCGGACGACGGGGTGCCCGTCCTCGTCACCGCCGTGTACCACCCCCGCCAGGCGGTGCTCGCAGCCGCCGCGGGCGCCCGGTGGATCGCGCCCTACCTGGGCCGCATGACCGAGTCCGGCCGCGACGGGCACGCGCTGGTGGCGCAGATGGTCCGGGTGCTCGCGGGCACGGGCACGGGCACCCTCGTCGCGAGCGTCCGGACGCCGGACGACGTCGTCACGCTCGCCGAGGCGGGGGCGGACGCCGTCACCCTGGCGCCGGACGTCGCGCGCGGGCTGTTCGCGGAGCCGCTGACCGACGCGGCTGTCGCCCAGTTCGACGCCGCGGCCGCCGCGCTCGCCTGA
- a CDS encoding TIM-barrel domain-containing protein: MTSTDDRAAARTEAAAPARPVLAHRPVLAHRPAGIGHPYAASADQRLPVHPGVGDRPALGVVATGLPAGASVVCEWAAGDEVTVLPCEPGSVSPADAAALAGGDGHLAAAQAGQLAADGAWHVTGPALAAGVRYRYRFVVTGADAAADDIVATPWSEVSAGAWADVPDAPVTVGGVPAAAHPRVVPGSVRVWRDLDGARRVRFAFRLAPSEHVVGFGERFDAVDQRGRRLDAVVFEQYKSQGATGRTYLPMPFAHVVGGDGWGFHVRTSRRTWFDVGASTPDELVVEALVGPDAALDVAVYDGTPAQVLRAFGDEVGRAEELPDWVLRLWASGNEWNTQAIVMDRMDAHRDLGIPVGVVVIEAWSDEEGITIFRDARYDVHPDGAPHRAADFTYPPDGAWPDPRAMVDELHARGTKVVLWQIPLLKTEHDLGPDVPHDAQVLADGRAMVAAGHAVREADGTPYHNRGWWFPQALMADLSTPEGRAWWTERRRYLVEDYDVDGFKTDGGEHAWGDDLRYADGRRGDEGNNLNPVHYARAFGDLLRSAGKAPVTFSRAGFTGSQAHGLHWAGDENSTWEAFRWSMTAGITASASGIVYWGWDLAGFSGPVPDAELYVRAVAAATFCPVMQYHSEFNHHRLPLRDRTPWFVAEVNDDPTVVDVFRRYALLRERLVPYLAAGARAAIATGAPLMRGLFVDHPHDPAVWERPGQFLLGDDLLVHPVTEPGATTWDTYLPAGDWVDVWTGEPAAGVPHGDGEVVTREVPRDVVPVYARASAWDGLAAVFGEG, from the coding sequence ATGACCTCGACCGACGACCGCGCCGCCGCCCGCACCGAGGCGGCGGCCCCCGCGCGGCCCGTGCTCGCCCACCGCCCTGTGCTCGCCCACCGCCCCGCCGGCATCGGCCACCCGTACGCCGCGTCCGCCGACCAGCGCCTTCCCGTGCACCCGGGCGTCGGCGACCGGCCCGCGCTCGGCGTCGTCGCGACCGGCCTGCCCGCGGGCGCGTCCGTGGTCTGCGAGTGGGCCGCCGGCGACGAGGTCACCGTGCTGCCGTGCGAGCCCGGGTCCGTCTCGCCCGCCGACGCCGCGGCGCTCGCGGGCGGGGACGGGCACCTCGCGGCCGCGCAGGCGGGCCAGCTCGCCGCCGACGGCGCCTGGCACGTGACCGGCCCGGCGCTCGCGGCGGGGGTGCGGTACCGGTACCGGTTCGTCGTGACGGGCGCCGACGCGGCCGCGGACGACATCGTCGCGACGCCGTGGTCCGAGGTCTCGGCGGGCGCGTGGGCCGACGTCCCGGACGCCCCCGTCACGGTCGGCGGCGTCCCGGCCGCCGCGCACCCGCGCGTCGTGCCCGGGTCCGTGCGGGTGTGGCGCGACCTCGACGGCGCGCGCCGGGTGCGGTTCGCGTTCCGGCTCGCCCCGTCCGAGCACGTCGTCGGGTTCGGCGAGCGGTTCGACGCCGTCGACCAGCGCGGCCGCCGCCTGGACGCCGTGGTGTTCGAGCAGTACAAGTCGCAGGGCGCGACCGGCCGCACCTACCTGCCCATGCCGTTCGCGCACGTCGTGGGCGGCGACGGCTGGGGGTTCCACGTCCGCACGTCGCGGCGCACCTGGTTCGACGTCGGGGCGTCCACACCCGACGAGCTGGTGGTGGAGGCGCTGGTCGGGCCGGACGCGGCGCTCGACGTCGCGGTCTACGACGGCACCCCGGCGCAGGTGCTGCGGGCGTTCGGCGACGAGGTCGGCCGCGCCGAGGAGCTCCCGGACTGGGTGCTGCGCCTGTGGGCGTCCGGCAACGAGTGGAACACCCAGGCGATCGTCATGGACCGCATGGACGCCCACCGCGACCTGGGCATCCCCGTCGGCGTCGTCGTCATCGAGGCGTGGTCGGACGAGGAGGGCATCACGATCTTCCGCGACGCCCGGTACGACGTGCACCCGGACGGCGCACCGCACCGCGCGGCCGACTTCACCTACCCGCCGGACGGCGCCTGGCCGGACCCGCGCGCGATGGTCGACGAGCTGCACGCCCGCGGCACCAAGGTCGTGCTCTGGCAGATCCCGCTGCTCAAGACGGAGCACGACCTGGGCCCGGACGTCCCGCACGACGCGCAGGTGCTCGCCGACGGCCGCGCGATGGTGGCCGCCGGGCACGCGGTCCGGGAGGCCGACGGCACGCCGTACCACAACCGCGGCTGGTGGTTCCCGCAGGCGCTGATGGCCGACCTGTCCACGCCCGAGGGCCGCGCGTGGTGGACCGAGCGACGGCGCTACCTGGTCGAGGACTACGACGTCGACGGCTTCAAGACCGACGGCGGCGAGCACGCGTGGGGCGACGACCTGCGGTACGCCGACGGCCGCCGCGGCGACGAGGGCAACAACCTCAACCCGGTGCACTACGCCCGCGCGTTCGGCGACCTGCTGCGGTCTGCCGGCAAGGCTCCGGTGACGTTCTCCCGCGCCGGGTTCACCGGCTCGCAGGCGCACGGCCTGCACTGGGCGGGCGACGAGAACTCCACGTGGGAGGCGTTCCGCTGGTCGATGACCGCGGGCATCACCGCGTCGGCGTCCGGCATCGTCTACTGGGGCTGGGACCTCGCCGGGTTCTCCGGGCCGGTGCCCGACGCCGAGCTGTACGTGCGGGCGGTCGCCGCGGCGACGTTCTGCCCGGTCATGCAGTACCACTCGGAGTTCAACCACCACCGGCTCCCGCTGCGGGACCGCACGCCGTGGTTCGTGGCCGAGGTGAACGACGACCCCACGGTGGTCGACGTGTTCCGGCGCTACGCGCTGCTGCGCGAGCGGCTGGTCCCGTACCTGGCCGCGGGCGCCCGGGCGGCCATCGCGACCGGCGCGCCCCTGATGCGCGGGCTGTTCGTCGACCACCCGCACGACCCGGCCGTGTGGGAGCGGCCCGGGCAGTTCCTGCTGGGCGACGACCTGCTGGTGCACCCCGTCACGGAGCCCGGAGCCACCACCTGGGACACCTACCTGCCGGCGGGCGACTGGGTCGACGTGTGGACCGGGGAGCCCGCCGCCGGGGTGCCGCACGGCGACGGCGAGGTCGTCACCCGGGAGGTGCCGCGGGACGTCGTGCCGGTGTACGCGCGGGCGTCGGCCTGGGACGGTCTCGCGGCGGTGTTCGGGGAGGGCTGA
- a CDS encoding glycoside hydrolase family 15 protein has protein sequence MTLTARPATASSTPSTERLRALVRTSAEVIARHQDPGGAYPASPTFSAYRGYAWLRDGSFTAEGMSRYGDAAGVDRFHAWAAGVLTSRRAQVADVLARRDAGEEVPLTDLLPTRFRLDGSDGQDPWWDFQTDGYGMWLWQLVTHAARHDRPLEPYREAVAVAVDYLCATWDRPCYDWWEEHVEQRHPSTLAAVRAGLLAAAGATGDDGAPLLDAGRSARAREAAEAAAALVATAGVTAGRAADPDAPHLAKWCGSDAVDASLASCVVPFGLVPVGSPVAEATLDAVARDLDVDGGVHRFRADVFYGGGQWLLLSALLGWNHAAAGRTDAAWAHLRWIAAHADPATGEMPEQVPDHLLHPGSRDEWVDRWGTVAQPLLWSHGMYLILADELGLLGRPDQSGTDDAPEASR, from the coding sequence ATGACCCTCACCGCCCGGCCGGCCACCGCGTCGTCCACCCCGTCGACGGAGCGCCTGCGCGCGCTCGTCCGCACCTCCGCCGAGGTGATCGCCCGGCACCAGGACCCCGGCGGCGCCTACCCGGCGTCGCCCACGTTCAGCGCCTACCGCGGGTACGCGTGGCTGCGGGACGGCTCGTTCACGGCCGAGGGCATGTCCCGGTACGGCGACGCGGCCGGCGTCGACCGGTTCCACGCGTGGGCTGCCGGGGTGCTGACGAGCCGCCGCGCCCAGGTCGCGGACGTGCTCGCCCGCCGCGACGCCGGTGAGGAGGTGCCGCTGACCGACCTGCTGCCGACGCGGTTCCGGCTGGACGGCTCCGACGGCCAGGACCCGTGGTGGGACTTCCAGACCGACGGGTACGGCATGTGGCTGTGGCAGCTCGTCACGCACGCCGCCCGGCACGACCGGCCCCTCGAGCCGTACCGCGAGGCCGTGGCGGTGGCCGTCGACTACCTGTGCGCCACGTGGGACCGGCCCTGCTACGACTGGTGGGAGGAGCACGTCGAGCAGCGGCACCCCTCGACGCTCGCCGCCGTCCGCGCCGGCCTGCTCGCCGCGGCGGGGGCGACGGGCGACGACGGCGCCCCGCTGCTGGACGCCGGCAGGTCCGCCCGCGCCAGGGAGGCCGCCGAGGCCGCCGCCGCGCTGGTCGCGACCGCCGGCGTCACGGCCGGGCGCGCCGCCGACCCGGACGCGCCGCACCTCGCGAAGTGGTGCGGCTCGGACGCCGTGGACGCCTCGCTCGCGTCCTGCGTCGTGCCGTTCGGCCTGGTGCCCGTCGGCTCGCCCGTCGCGGAGGCGACGCTGGACGCCGTCGCCCGGGACCTCGACGTCGACGGCGGGGTGCACCGGTTCCGCGCCGACGTGTTCTACGGCGGCGGCCAGTGGCTGCTGCTGTCCGCCCTGCTCGGCTGGAACCACGCCGCCGCCGGCCGCACCGACGCCGCGTGGGCGCACCTGCGCTGGATCGCGGCGCACGCCGACCCGGCGACGGGGGAGATGCCCGAGCAGGTGCCCGACCACCTGCTGCACCCCGGTTCCCGCGACGAGTGGGTGGACCGCTGGGGGACCGTCGCGCAGCCGCTGCTGTGGTCGCACGGCATGTACCTGATCCTCGCCGACGAGCTCGGCCTGCTCGGCCGGCCCGACCAGTCCGGCACCGACGACGCCCCGGAGGCTTCCCGATGA
- a CDS encoding sugar ABC transporter substrate-binding protein, with translation MASSISGRKVALVPLALAGAVVMAGCAQGSATSGGAATDGQTVVRYMNFTSNDGHEEDLDAIVAAYEEEHPDVDVQVETLPYADYFTKLQTAFAGQTVADVVDLNYENFVSYAEAGSLAPLEDVDTAPYQGSLLESFQLDGTQYGLPSSYSNVVLFYNKGLFDAAGLDYPTADWTWEDEQAAATALTDAGAGVWGDYQPVSFHEFYKALAQAGGEFFTEDGSATAFDSPEGLRAAQWLVSKPGTVMPTEADGAGTPDFDTDLFKAGKLAMWHSGIWMFGGLAEVDGLDWDIVVEPGETTHASALFTNGVAVAASSEVKEAAQDFAQFLTASSTAVDTRVASSWELPPVDDADALAPYLEQTPPANRQAVLDALDTVALPPVIASQQEMQDAVNEELSNAAAGRKTVEQALTDAASRVDALLG, from the coding sequence ATGGCCTCCAGCATCTCCGGGCGCAAGGTCGCGCTCGTCCCGCTCGCCCTCGCCGGGGCGGTGGTGATGGCCGGGTGCGCACAGGGCTCCGCCACCTCGGGCGGCGCCGCGACCGACGGGCAGACGGTCGTCCGCTACATGAACTTCACGTCGAACGACGGCCACGAGGAGGACCTCGACGCGATCGTCGCCGCCTACGAGGAGGAGCACCCGGACGTCGACGTCCAGGTCGAGACCCTCCCGTACGCCGACTACTTCACGAAGCTGCAGACCGCGTTCGCGGGGCAGACCGTCGCGGACGTCGTCGACCTCAACTACGAGAACTTCGTGTCGTACGCCGAGGCCGGCAGCCTCGCGCCGCTGGAGGACGTCGACACCGCGCCGTACCAGGGCAGCCTGCTCGAGTCGTTCCAGCTCGACGGCACGCAGTACGGCCTGCCGTCGTCGTACTCGAACGTCGTGCTGTTCTACAACAAGGGCCTGTTCGACGCCGCCGGCCTGGACTACCCGACCGCCGACTGGACGTGGGAGGACGAGCAGGCCGCGGCCACCGCGCTCACCGACGCGGGCGCCGGGGTGTGGGGCGACTACCAGCCGGTGTCGTTCCACGAGTTCTACAAGGCGCTGGCCCAGGCGGGCGGGGAGTTCTTCACCGAGGACGGCTCCGCCACGGCGTTCGACAGCCCCGAGGGCCTGCGCGCGGCGCAGTGGCTCGTGTCCAAGCCCGGCACCGTCATGCCCACGGAGGCGGACGGCGCGGGGACGCCGGACTTCGACACCGACCTGTTCAAGGCCGGCAAGCTCGCGATGTGGCACTCGGGCATCTGGATGTTCGGCGGCCTCGCGGAGGTCGACGGGCTGGACTGGGACATCGTCGTCGAGCCGGGGGAGACCACCCACGCGTCCGCGCTGTTCACGAACGGCGTCGCCGTCGCGGCGTCGTCGGAGGTCAAGGAGGCCGCGCAGGACTTCGCGCAGTTCCTCACGGCGTCCTCGACGGCGGTCGACACCCGCGTGGCGTCCTCGTGGGAGCTGCCGCCGGTGGACGACGCCGACGCGCTCGCCCCGTACCTGGAGCAGACGCCGCCGGCCAACCGCCAGGCCGTCCTCGACGCGCTCGACACCGTCGCGCTGCCGCCGGTCATCGCCTCGCAGCAGGAGATGCAGGACGCGGTGAACGAGGAGCTCTCGAACGCCGCCGCCGGCCGCAAGACCGTCGAGCAGGCGCTCACCGACGCCGCCTCGCGCGTCGACGCGCTGCTCGGCTGA
- a CDS encoding carbohydrate ABC transporter permease yields the protein MPDTLAPAAPPAPAAPAAGPAPARRPRRGARHALGRVGLYLSVAVGAGVMLFPFLWTVVTSITPSGSLSGGPSLLVEDPTLDAYRTLGESLPIWRIVANSFLVAIVSTVLQLVTASMAAYAFGRMEFRAKPVVFAAYLATLMIPLQVLVVPLFIQMTRLRLNDTYFALLAPTIASAFGIFLLRQAVEGVPRELDEAATLDGAGHLRIFGTVVLPLVRPALATLAVFAFMGSWNSFLWPLVVIRSPELMTLPLGLATLQGQFTTQWDVVMAGSVVSILPIALVYLVAQRHIIAGMAHTGLK from the coding sequence ATGCCTGACACGCTCGCCCCCGCCGCGCCGCCCGCCCCCGCGGCGCCCGCCGCCGGTCCGGCACCCGCCCGCCGCCCGCGCCGCGGCGCCCGCCACGCGCTCGGCCGCGTCGGCCTGTACCTGTCCGTCGCCGTCGGCGCCGGGGTGATGCTGTTCCCGTTCCTGTGGACCGTGGTCACGTCGATCACCCCGAGCGGCTCGCTGTCCGGCGGCCCGTCGCTGCTGGTCGAGGACCCCACGCTCGACGCGTACCGCACCCTGGGGGAGTCCCTGCCGATCTGGCGGATCGTCGCGAACTCGTTCCTCGTCGCGATCGTCTCGACGGTGCTGCAGCTCGTCACCGCGTCGATGGCGGCGTACGCGTTCGGGCGGATGGAGTTCCGGGCGAAGCCGGTGGTGTTCGCCGCCTACCTCGCGACGCTGATGATCCCGCTGCAGGTGCTCGTCGTCCCGCTGTTCATCCAGATGACGCGGCTGCGGCTCAACGACACGTACTTCGCGCTGCTCGCCCCGACGATCGCGTCGGCGTTCGGCATCTTCCTGCTGCGGCAGGCCGTCGAGGGCGTGCCGCGGGAGCTCGACGAGGCCGCGACGCTCGACGGCGCGGGGCACCTGCGCATCTTCGGCACCGTCGTCCTCCCGCTGGTGCGGCCGGCCCTCGCGACGCTCGCGGTGTTCGCGTTCATGGGCTCGTGGAACTCGTTCCTCTGGCCGCTCGTCGTCATCCGCTCCCCGGAGCTCATGACGCTGCCGCTCGGCCTGGCGACCCTCCAGGGGCAGTTCACCACCCAGTGGGACGTCGTCATGGCCGGGTCCGTGGTCTCGATCCTGCCGATCGCCCTCGTCTACCTCGTGGCCCAGCGCCACATCATCGCCGGCATGGCACACACCGGCCTCAAGTAA
- a CDS encoding sugar ABC transporter permease, giving the protein MTTTSPAAAAREVARPATTRPVRSSDGRTARTRRWRNRAWVLFFLLPSAVPLAVFTLAPMVSSLWVSLHSWNLISPMEWVGLGNYTELLTSPTTWKVLGHTLGYIVGYLPLVYAGGLGLAVLLNRAMRGRAFFRAAYFLPVVTSWVVVALVWQWLLNPSNGLVNQLLAPVLDAVNGVLGTELAPPGWWTDPQWAMPSVVLASAWKDLGFVMVILLAGLQAIPGDVLEAARVDGASAWQRFWRITFPLLSPSTFFVVVISLINGFQVFDQVFVMTGGGPSGASQVVVGQIYDLTFRYGRAGEASALSWILFVLILLVTAVQMRGQRKWVTHA; this is encoded by the coding sequence GTGACGACGACCAGCCCTGCTGCGGCCGCCCGCGAGGTCGCCCGGCCCGCCACCACCCGCCCCGTGCGGTCCTCCGACGGCCGCACCGCCCGCACCCGTCGCTGGCGGAACCGCGCGTGGGTGCTGTTCTTCCTGCTGCCCAGCGCCGTGCCGCTCGCGGTGTTCACGCTCGCGCCCATGGTGTCGTCGCTGTGGGTGAGCCTGCACTCCTGGAACCTCATCTCCCCGATGGAGTGGGTGGGGCTGGGCAACTACACGGAGCTGCTGACGTCGCCGACCACCTGGAAGGTGCTGGGCCACACGCTCGGGTACATCGTCGGGTACCTGCCGCTGGTGTACGCCGGCGGCCTGGGGCTGGCGGTGCTGCTCAACCGGGCGATGCGGGGCCGGGCGTTCTTCCGGGCCGCGTACTTCCTGCCCGTCGTGACGTCGTGGGTCGTCGTCGCGCTGGTGTGGCAGTGGCTGCTCAACCCGTCGAACGGCCTGGTGAACCAGCTCCTGGCGCCCGTGCTCGACGCGGTGAACGGCGTGCTCGGCACCGAGCTCGCGCCGCCGGGGTGGTGGACGGACCCGCAGTGGGCGATGCCCTCGGTGGTCCTGGCGTCCGCGTGGAAGGACCTCGGCTTCGTCATGGTCATCCTGCTGGCGGGGCTCCAGGCGATCCCCGGCGACGTGCTGGAGGCCGCGCGGGTCGACGGCGCGAGCGCGTGGCAGCGGTTCTGGCGGATCACGTTCCCGCTGCTGTCCCCGTCGACGTTCTTCGTGGTCGTCATCTCGCTCATCAACGGGTTCCAGGTGTTCGACCAGGTGTTCGTCATGACGGGCGGCGGGCCGTCCGGCGCCAGCCAGGTCGTCGTCGGGCAGATCTACGACCTGACGTTCCGGTACGGCCGGGCGGGGGAGGCGTCCGCGCTGTCCTGGATCCTCTTCGTCCTGATCCTCCTCGTCACCGCCGTGCAGATGCGCGGCCAGCGGAAGTGGGTGACCCATGCCTGA
- a CDS encoding ROK family transcriptional regulator → MSVTARGEQVPAATLALLGTRGPLGRAEIARLLGVSPATITQVTRELVERGMVVELDTAPSQGGRPARLLGLSGAQARAIGAKVTNDHVAVVSVGFDGEVRGQATYPFDPSRPDALDALGHVLREAVAAEDGPVLGVGIGLPGSVDAQDSGVVTAPTLGWTAVPVGAALRHALGVPVLVENDVNALAVAERLYGTGRGHRTFLVLTIGRGIGCGLVVDGGICRGAGGGAGEIGHVPVAEDGPVCECGNRACLEAVIGDAALLARAVERGVVAPGDGVAGLVAAADAGDAVAQEVYREAGALLARTLAGVVHVIDPEVVVLLGEGIRAWRHWERGFDPVFRAHLLPSRRSLPFVVEPWAEDKWALGAATLVLATPFDVSGASGDQGRLVLARLQEATS, encoded by the coding sequence GTGTCCGTCACGGCGCGGGGAGAACAGGTCCCGGCGGCAACGCTCGCCCTGCTGGGCACGCGGGGCCCGCTGGGCCGCGCGGAGATCGCGCGGCTGCTCGGCGTCAGCCCGGCGACCATCACCCAGGTGACGCGCGAGCTGGTGGAGCGCGGCATGGTCGTCGAGCTCGACACGGCCCCGAGCCAGGGCGGTCGCCCGGCCCGGCTGCTGGGGCTCAGCGGCGCCCAGGCCCGGGCGATCGGCGCGAAGGTCACCAACGACCACGTCGCGGTCGTCTCCGTCGGGTTCGACGGCGAGGTCCGCGGCCAGGCCACCTACCCGTTCGACCCGTCCCGGCCGGACGCCCTCGACGCGCTCGGCCACGTGCTGCGGGAGGCCGTCGCGGCCGAGGACGGCCCGGTGCTGGGAGTGGGGATCGGTCTGCCCGGCTCGGTGGACGCGCAGGACTCCGGCGTCGTCACCGCGCCGACCCTCGGCTGGACGGCGGTGCCGGTCGGCGCGGCCCTGCGGCACGCGCTCGGGGTCCCCGTGCTGGTCGAGAACGACGTCAACGCCCTCGCGGTCGCCGAGCGGCTGTACGGCACCGGCCGGGGGCACCGGACGTTCCTGGTCCTGACGATCGGCCGCGGCATCGGCTGCGGCCTGGTGGTCGACGGCGGCATCTGCCGCGGGGCCGGCGGCGGCGCCGGGGAGATCGGCCACGTGCCGGTGGCCGAGGACGGGCCGGTGTGCGAGTGCGGCAACCGGGCGTGCCTCGAGGCCGTCATCGGCGACGCCGCCCTGCTGGCCCGGGCGGTCGAGCGCGGCGTGGTCGCGCCGGGGGACGGCGTCGCCGGGCTGGTCGCCGCCGCCGACGCGGGGGACGCGGTCGCGCAGGAGGTCTACCGGGAGGCCGGGGCGCTGCTCGCCCGCACGCTGGCGGGCGTCGTGCACGTGATCGACCCGGAGGTCGTCGTGCTGCTCGGCGAGGGGATCCGCGCCTGGCGGCACTGGGAGCGCGGGTTCGACCCGGTGTTCCGCGCGCACCTGCTGCCGTCGCGGCGCTCGCTGCCGTTCGTGGTGGAGCCGTGGGCGGAGGACAAGTGGGCGCTCGGCGCCGCGACGCTCGTGCTCGCCACCCCCTTCGACGTCAGCGGGGCGTCCGGCGACCAGGGCCGGCTGGTGCTGGCGCGGCTGCAGGAGGCGACGTCGTGA
- a CDS encoding OsmC family protein, with protein METPSAPDATAHVPSTAPAQSTRLWVERTGTRTYTGRNSRGAEVSIGPVEAGAVFTPGELLKIALAGCSGMSADTALSHRLGPDVEVTVEVEGANHPTEDRYPALQERMVVDLSGLDEATRDRLLRVVQRAVDQHCTVGRTLKHGATVDLEVVSP; from the coding sequence ATGGAGACCCCGTCCGCGCCGGACGCCACGGCGCACGTCCCGTCCACGGCCCCCGCGCAGTCCACCCGGCTCTGGGTCGAGCGGACCGGCACCCGCACGTACACCGGTCGCAACAGCCGCGGCGCTGAGGTCAGCATCGGCCCCGTCGAGGCCGGCGCGGTGTTCACGCCCGGCGAGCTGCTGAAGATCGCGCTCGCCGGGTGCTCCGGCATGTCCGCCGACACGGCGTTGAGCCACCGGCTCGGCCCGGACGTCGAGGTCACCGTCGAGGTCGAGGGCGCGAACCACCCCACCGAGGACCGCTACCCCGCGCTGCAGGAGCGGATGGTCGTCGACCTCAGCGGCCTCGACGAGGCCACGCGCGACCGGCTGCTGCGCGTCGTGCAGCGGGCCGTCGACCAGCACTGCACCGTGGGCCGCACCCTCAAGCACGGCGCGACGGTCGACCTCGAGGTCGTCAGCCCGTGA